The genomic stretch GGCGTACGCGCTGCTGGCGATCGCCGCGCACCGCTTCTTCTACGGCCTCTCGACCGTCGCGACGCTGCTGCTGTACCGCAACTACTTCACCGACGACGGGTTCTTCCGCGCGGGTCTCGACGGGCTCGGGCAGGTGCTCGGCGCGTCGGCGATCGGCGTGCTGACGGCGGCGGTGCTGACGCCGTACGCCGTCCGCCGCATCGGCAAGGACGCCTGGATCGTCGGGCTGCTCGCCGCCGCGTGCGTCGTGGAGATCGCGCTCGGCTTCCCGTACACGCAGCCGGCGTTCCTCGCGGCGGCGCTGCTGCTCGGGCTCGTCGCGCAGGGCGCGAAGATCTGCGTCGACACGATCGTGCAGGAGTCGGTGGCGGACGCGTACCGCGGCCGGGTGTTCGCGTTCTACGACATCCTCTTCAACGTCACGTTCGTCTCCGCCGCGACCGTCGCCGCGCTGATCCTGCCGGACAGCGGGAAGTCGTACGCCGTCCTCACCGTCATCGCCGTCGGCTACGGGCTGACGGCGCTCGCGTACGTCGCGGTCACAGCCCCAGGTCGGGCAGCAGCGGCGTCGGCAGCGCGCTGAACAGCTGCTCCACGGCGTTCGGCGTCTCGGACGGGCTCGTGGGGCTGCCGGACGTCGGCGGGCGGCTCGTGGGCGGGCCGCTGGTCGGCGGGCGCGTGGGGCCGGGACGGCCCGGGGTCGGGCTCGGCGTCACGCCTGGCTGCGCGCTGGGACCGGCGACGGTGCCCGGGGTGCCGCCGGGGCCGGTGGTCGGGGACCCGTCGGTGGCGGGGACGCCGTTGAGCACCTGGGAGAGCGCGGTGCCGACGGCGTTGGCTGAGGTGTCGAGCAGGCGGGCCACGACGCCCCACGAGCCGCCGCTGCCGCGGAGCCTGCGGGCCTCGGCCGCGGCGCCGGCGTCCCCTGCCGCGCGGCCGATGGCCTCGGCGAGCACGAGGTCGCTGGTCCTGGCGCCCTTTCCCGGCGTGAACGCCGCGGGCACGGCCGGCGCGCCGGGGCCGTCGAGGCCCTCGGCGAGGTCGTTGAGCCGCTCGTCGTCGGTGACGACGTCGGGGACGACGTCGCGTTCCCAGGCGTCGCGCTTGAGCTGCAGCGGCGGCGCGTCGGCGGGCAGCGCTCGGCCCGCCACGACGACCTGGTAGAGCGGCGCGAGCGTGAGGCGCGGGCCGGTGGCGGTACGGACGCGGGCCTGGGCCGACAGGGCGGCGACGAGGACGGAGAACGAACGTTCGACGCGCAGGGCGCCGGCGCCGACGTTGTCGACGGTGGTGTCGCCCGCGCGGAGCGTGAGGCCGGGTCCCTCGCGGCGGTCGACGAGGACCGCGCCGCGGGTGAGGTCGAGGGTGGCGCCGTCGGGTACGCGCACCGACGTGGCGCCGCCGAGCACGACGCGGCGGTCGCGGACGACGAGCGTGACCGTGCCGCCTGCCTTCGTACGGACCTCGTCGCCCTTGGCGAGCGTGTCGCCGTCGCGGGCGGGGCGCTCGGTGCCGGCGGAGAGGACCACCGCGTCGCGGACGCCCTGCAGCGCGACCTTCTCGTCCTTGACGGAGGTCAGGCTGCAGCCGGTCAGCGCGGTCGCGGCGAGCACCGCGGCGAGGAGGCCGGCGGTGCGGGCGGCGGACATTTCTGCCACATCGCCCACTATCGGTCCGTTAGGCCCTGCGCTGCATGATCAACGCGGGTGGCTTTGCCTGGTCACAAATGACTAGGCGCCCGTCCACGCGCCACCGCTCGCGGGCCCGTTCTTTGAAGATCAGCATGCACGAGACCGGCGGCTGAGCTCCAGGGAACGAGGGGAGCCGGCGGTCAGCCGGGCAGGTGGCCGGCCGCCCACTCCCTGAGCAGGGCGACGGCCTCGTCGTGCGGGATCGGGCCGCGCTCCATGCGCTCGTTGAGCAGGTACTGGTACGCCTTGCCGACCAGTGGCCCCGGCGGGATCCCGAGGATCTCCATGATCTCGCGGCCGTCGAGGTCGGGCCGGATGCCGGCCAGCTCCTCCGCCTTGGCGAGCTCCGTGATGCGGTCCTCGAGGGAGTCGTACGACGCCGCGAGCCGCTCCGCCTTGCGGACGTTGCGGGTCGTGCAGTCGGAGCGGACGAGCTTGTGCAGCCGGTCGAGCAGCGGGCCTGCGTCGGTGACGTAGCGGCGTACGGCGGCGTCGGTCCACCCCATCCGGTACGTGTGGAAGCGCAGGTGGAGCTCGATGAGCCGGCAGACGTCGTCGGTGAACTGCTTCGGGTACTTCAGCGCGCGCAGCCGCTTGCGCGCCAGCTTGGCGCCGACGACCTCGTGGTGGTGGAACGACACCCCGTCGGGCCCGATCTCGCGGGTCGCCGGCTTGCCGATGTCGTGCAGCAGCGCCGCCATGCGCAGCGTGAGGTCGGGGCCTTCGGTCTCGCGCGCGATGGCGTTCTCCAGCACGGCGAGGGAGTGCAGGTAGACGTCCTTGTGCTGGTGCACGGCGTCGATCGCGAGGCGCATGCCGGGCAGCTCGGGGAGGACGTGCTCCGCGAGGCCCGTGTCGACGAGCAGCATGAGCCCGCGTACGGGCTCCCGGCCGAGGAGGAGCTTGGACAGCTCGACCTGGACGCGTTCGGCGGACACGATCGCGATGCGCTCGGCCATGCCGGCCATCGCCGCGACGACGCCCGGGTCGGGCGCGAAACCGAGCTGCGCGGCGAATCGCGCCGCCCGCATCATCCGCAGCGGGTCGTCGCCGAACGAGTCCTCCGGCGTACCCGGCGTCCGCAGCACGCCCTGGGCGAGGTCCGCCAGGCCGCCGAACGGGTCCACGAACTCGTGGTCCGGCAGCGCGACGGCCATGGCGTTGACCGTGAAGTCGCGGCGCAGCAGGTCGCCGTCGAGCGAGTCGCCGTAGCGGACCTCGGGCTTGCGGGAGCCGGGGTCGTAGGACTCCGCGCGGAACGTCGTGATCTCGCAGCGGACCGGCCCGCGCGCCACGCCGATGGTGCCGAACGCGCGCCCCGTCTCCCACGTCGTACCCCAGTCCTTGACCAGGCCGAGGACCTCCTCCGGCAGCGCGTCGGTCGCGAAGTCGAGGTCGTCGCCGAGCCGGCCGAGGAGAGCGTCGCGAACGGAGCCGCCGACGAGGTACAGGCGGCGGTGCGCGGCGGCGAAGCGGCGGCCGAGGTCGTCGGCGACCGGCGCGATGCGCAGCAGCTCGGCGACGGCGGACCGCTGGGCCTCGGTGAGTCTGGACACGGGGAGTCAGCGTACGGCGTCCGGCGAGTGGTTTGGACCGCCGCCGGACCGGGTAGCGGACGCTGTCCGCCTTCCGGGGGTTCCGGAGGGCACGGACCCGCCGTAGGTTGGCGGAGAGAACCGGGGAGAGACGGTGCGCGGACCGGTCGACCTGACCAGGGAGCTGCTCGGCGCCGAGGTGCTGCACGAGATCGTGCACCTGCGGCGGCGGATCGACGACGCCGTCGAGCTGCCAGAGGCGCTCGGCGTGCCGCTGTCGTCGTGCGTGGCCGTGCGGCTGTACGCCGCGGGGCCCGGCGTGGTCGCCGCCTTCGTGCCGCCCGGCGCGGTGCCCGCCACGACGGCGCTGGCGCGGGCTGCCGGTGCTCGTGGCGTACGGCTGCTCGACCCGGCGCGGGTGTCCGAGGTGACCGACTGCCACCCGTCCCTCGTGCCGCCGGTGGGCCTGCCGTCGTCGGTGCGTGTGGTGGCGGACGCGGCGCTGCGGGAGTCGGAGGTCGTGTTCACGGCGACCGGCGACGGGAGCACCGCGCTGAAGATCCGTACGGACGACCTGCTGGCCATGACCGGCGCGGTCGTGGCGCCGCTGGTCGAGCCGGGCGCGATCGACGTACGGCGGCTGGCCGAGAGCGCCTGGCGCGACGACCCGCTCGCCGCCCGCCTCTGATTTCTGTCACACCCCCCTTCTAGCGTCCTCCCCAGTCGATCGAGACGGGGGAACGGCTCTTGGACACCGCCCTGCACCGCACGTACGCCGGGGTCCGCGCCATGCGCGGCAGCCTCGGCGCCGTCGCCGACCTGCTCGCCGTGGCGTCGTTCCTCGGCGCGGCGACCGCCCTGGCCGCCGGCACCGACGTGCCGCGCGCGCTCCTCGCGCTCTGGGTCTGCGCCCTGGCGACCGGCCTGCTGCTCTGGAACGTCCGCCTCGGCGCCCGCTACGCCCGCCTCGCGGCGCGGTGCGCGCGGAGAGCCCGAAGATCCGACGCCCTGCCCCGCCTCGCCGACGCCGTCGACGCGGTGTCGCACGCCACCCGCGCGCTGCTCGCGGGCGGCGGCGACGCGGCGTTCGTGCTCGGCGTGAAGGACGCGCTCGGGCACCTGGCCGAGATGTACGGCATCGCCACCGGTACCCCGTGCCGCGTGACGGTGAAGACTGTGCACGCGCCCCCGGGACACCCCGACTTCGCCGTCGAGACGGTCTGCCGCAGCAGCGGCTCGCCGGGCGGCCGTAGCCACACGAGCATCGACTGGGTCAACGACAACACCGACTTCCGCCTCGTCCTCAAGGAGGGGCACGAGCACTTCTTCTGCAACGACCTCCCCGGTGCGCTCGGCCGCGGCTACCGCAACTCGCACCTCACCGACGAGGTCATCGCAGCGGACGAGCTTCCCTACCACGCCACCATCGTGTGGCCGGTGCGCGGGCGCATCCCCGATGACCCCGACATCTGGGACATCGTCGGCTTCGTCTGCGTGGACACGCGGCGCGAGAACGCCTTCGACCCGCATGTCGACGTCGCACCGGGCGTGGCGCTCTGCCATACCCTCTACTCGGGACTGCTGAGACTGCGCGAGGCTCGGAAGGAGCGGGGGACACCATGACGATCATCGCGGGGACCGCGGACACCGCGGGCGACGAGCTCTGGTACGACGAGATCCTCGAGCGCGGCGACGGTTGGGCCACCGTGCTCGTGACCACGACGGACGGCCGCAAGATCAAGTACCGGCTTTCCACTCGGCTCCCCGACATCTTCGTCGACCAGGACGGGTAGGCACGCGGGCGGGGCCCTGGGAACAGGACGACACGCGCATAGGATCGGGGGCGTGCCAGCGTCCTCGTCGAGCAGGCCGGCGCCCCGGCGGCGCCGGATGCAGCGCGTCGAGGAGACCTCGGCCGGCGGCATCGTGCTCGACCGGCGCGGCGACGACGCGTCCGTTGCGCTGATCGGCCGGATCGACCGGCGCGGCCGCCTGCTCTGGTCGCTGCCGAAGGGTCACCTCGAGGAGGGCGAGTCGCCCGAGGCGGCCGCGGTGCGCGAGGTCGCCGAGGAGACCGGCATCACCGGCGAGGTCGTGGCGCCGCTGGGCTCGATCGACTTCTGGTTCGTCGCCGACGGGCACCGCGTGCACAAGACCGTCCACCACTACCTCCTCGTCCGCGTCGCCGGCGAGCTCTCGGACGAGGACATCGAGGTCGCCGAGGTCGCCTGGGTGCCGCTCGCCGAGGCGACTGAGCGGCTCGCGTACGCCGACGAGCGCGCGCTCGTGGAGAAGGTCCCCGCTCTGATCGCGGACTCGGCTTGAGGCGCGCCCGGCTGCTGGCCGCGCTCGCGGTCGTCGCCGCGACGCTGAGCCCCGCGACCGCGCTGGCCGGACACGCCGCGCAGCAGCCGCCGGAACGCACCGACGTCCGCGTCGACGTCGCGAGCATGACCGGCATGCTGACGCCGGAGTCGGCGAAGCTCGTGATCCGCGCCCGCGCCGTCAGCACGACGAGCGAGCCGATCCTCAACCTCCAGGCCGGCCTGCGCTTCGGGTCGCAGCTGCGCGGCCGCTCGTCGATCGCGGCAGGCGGCACCCCCGCGCGCTTCGGCACCCGCGTCGCCGACAAGGAGGTCCCCGCCGGGGAGCTCGCGCCGAAGGGCACCGCGGAGCTGGAGTTCGACGTGCCGCTGGCGCAGCTGCCGTTCGACCACACCACCACGAACGGCGTCTACCCGATGCGCATCGAGGTCCGGTCGCGCTTCGAGGTGGTCGGCGCGATGGACACGTACGTCGTCTGGTGGCCGCAGGCCGCCCCCAAGCTCAACGTGGCGATGGTCTGGCCGCTGGTCGAGCCGACCCATCGCGCGCTGGGCAGCGACTTCTACGACGACGACCTCGCCGCGTCCGTCCGCGACGGCAGGCTCAACACGCTGCTCCGCCTCGGCGACGCGAGCCCGATGCCGCTGACGTGGGCGGTGGACCCCGAGCTGCTCGACTCCGTACGCCGGATGGCCGGCGGCTACACCGTCCGCGGCGCCGAGGGCAGCGGCAACGACGCCGCCCGCGCCTGGCTCGACAAAGCCCGCACGGCGCTCCGCGACGCCACGGTCATCCCGCTGCCGTACGCCGACCCGGACCTCGCGACGACGTCGGCGGGCGCGCTCGCGGTGGAGGGCGAGGCGGCGAGCGCGGCGTTCCGGCTCGGCCGCGAGGTGCTGCAACGCGACCTCGGCATCACCGGCGCGACGACGCTCGCCTGGCCGCCCGGGCCGACGCTCTCCCCCGCCGTCGAGTCGGTGCTCGCCGCGCAGGGCGTCAAGGGGGTGGTCGTGCCGGAGACGGCGCTGCCGCTGTCCGAGGTCCTCAACTTCACGCCGACCGCCTCGACCCCGCTGGTCCCCGGCGCGCTCGGGTCGATGACCGCGCTGGTCGCCGACGCGCAGCTCAACCGCTGGGTCGGCGAGAAGACGGGCGAGGAGGGCGCGCGGGTCGCGGTGCAGCGGTTCCTCGCCGACAGCGCGATCGCCGCCATGGAACGCCCCGGCGAGGTCCGCGACGTCGTGCTCGCGCCGCCGCGGGAGTGGAAGCTGTTCCGCCCGTTCGCCGCGGAGCTGCTGCGTCAGATGCGCAACGTCCCCTGGCTCACGCCGGTCGGCCTCGGCGCGGTGCTCGACGGCGAGCCGAGCGGCGCCGCGCGCACCCGCGCGCCCGCCGACGGCGGCCTCCTGGAGCCACGCCAGGTCAGCCGCGTCATCTCCCTGCGGCGCAGCCTGCAGCGCGTCCGCGGCATCCTCACCGAGCCGAACAGCGCGCCCGAGGAGCTGGCGCAGTACGACGACGCGCTGCTCCGTGCCGTCTCCTCGGCCTGGGCGGAGAACGCCGCCGGCGGGTACCGCCTCACCGGCTCTGTCGAGAGCGGCCTGAAACGCCAGCTCGGCGCGCTCCGCGTCGTCGCGGGCGGCCCGATCACGATGACGGGGCGCAGCGGCGGCATCCCGCTGACGTTCGAGAACGACCTCGGCCAGATGGTGCGCGTCCGCGTCCGGCTCGACTCCAACGAGCGCCTCGAGATCGAGGACGACGCGCGGTACGAGTCGCGCATGGGTGCCGAGGTGGCGATCCCGCCGGGCCGGACGACGGTCACCATCACCGGCCGCGCGACGACGGGCGGCCTGTTCCCGATCAAGGTGGAGCTGCTCGCGCAGGACGGCGCGCGGCTCGGGGTCGGCACGACGCTGCGGGTGCGCTCGACGGCGTACGGCGCCGTCGCGCTCACGGTGACCGGCGTGGCGTTCGGGCTGCTCGTCCTCGCGTCGGCGACCAGGCTGGTGCAGCGGCGCCGCCGAGCCAAGCGCGGCGGCAGGCACGCCGAGCCGGAGCGCGAGCCCCAGCCCGCATGAGCCGGGCCGACGGCAGCACGGACCTCCCACGCTCCTCGGGTGTCATGGCGCTCGGGACCATTGCCTCGCGCGGCACCGGCTTCCTCCGCCTCGCCGCCGTCACCGGCGCGCTCGGCCTCTCGACTGTCGCCGACCCGTACAACGTCGCCAACACCCTCCCCAACGTCGTCTACGAGCTGCTCCTCGGCGGCGTCCTCACGAGCGTCGTCGTACGCCCCCTCGTCCAGGCCGCGAAGGAGGACGCGGACGACGGGGAGTCGTTCGCCCAGGGGCTGCTGACGTTCGTGCTGGTGGCGCTGTTCACGTGCGTGCTGCTCGGCCAGTTGCTGGCGCCGTGGATCGTGCGGGCGTACGGGGGCGGCCTCGACGGCGACCAGGCCGCGCTCGCCACCGCGCTCTTCAGGCTGTTCCTCCCGCAGATCCTGTTCTACGGCGCCGGCGCCACGATGGGCGCGATCCTCAACGCCCGCGGCCGCTTCGGCGCGCCGATGGCGGTGCCCGTCCTCAACAACGTCGTCGTCGTCGCGACGCTGCTCGTGTTCGTGCTGCTGCCAGGGCCGCGCCCGCCGACGGCGGAGGGGCTGACGCGCGTGCAGTTCCTCGTGCTCGGCATCGGGACGACGCTCGGCATCGTGGCGCAGACGCTGGCGCTGGTGCCGTTCCTGCGGAAGGCGGGGTTCCGCTTCCGGTTCCGCCGCCTCGACCCAGCGCGCGTACGCAGCCTCGCGAAGCTCGGCGGCTGGGTGCTCGCGTACGTCGTCGCCAACCAGCTCGGCTACCTCGTCATCGTCCGCGTCGCCACGGGCGCGCTGGAGGGCGGCTACTCGGCGTACACGTACGCGTTCCAGCTCTTCTCGCTCCCCCACGCGATCGTCGCGGTGTCGGTCATCACGGCGCTCGCGCCGGCGATCAGCGGCCATGCGGTCTCCGGCGACGTCGCCCGCGTCCGCGCCGACCTGTCGCACGGCCTCCGCCTCATCGCGGTCGTCCTCGTGCCCGGCGCGCTCGGGCTCGTGGCGCTCGCGCGGCCGGTGGCGGTGGCGGCGTTCGCGCACGGCGCGTTCACCGTGGAGAACGCCGAGCTGACAGGGCGGGTCCTGGTGGCGTTCGCCTGCGGGCTGCTGCCGTTCAGCGCGTTCCAGCTGCTGGCCCGCGTCTTCTACTGGCTCGAGGACTCGCGGACGCCCGCGCTCGTCAACTACGCCGTCAACGGCGTCAACGTCCTCGCCGTCGTCGTCCTCGCCACCCGCCTCGACGGCTCCGCGCTGGTGGTCGGGATGGCGGCCGGCTACGCGGTGTCGTACGTCGTCGGCGCCCTGCTGCTCGCGCACCTGCTCCGCCGCAGGCTCGGCGGGCTCGACGGCCGGCGCGTCGTCCGCACGCTGGTCCGCACACTCGTCGCGGGCGGGATCGGGGCGGTGGCGGCGTACGGCGTCGAGGCGATCGTCCGTACGGCGCTCGGCGGCGCGCTCACCGGCGCCGTCGTCGGGCTGCTCGCCGCCGTGGCGGTGGGCGGGGTGCTCTACGTCGTCTCCGCGCGCCAGATGCGCATCGCCGAGGTCGACGCGATGGTCGCGCTGGTCCGGCGGCGGGCGGGTCGCTAGAGGGCTCGGGCGAACGGCGCCGCCGTCGCGCGGCGGATCGTGACCCGATCGCGCCGTCCTGCTAGCCCGGTCGGCTCAAGGCGGGCGCCGTTCCGTCCGATTCTTCGTCCATGCGCAACGACCGCGGCGGCGTCATCGTCGGCTACTTCACCAAGATCACGATGGTGCTGCTCGTCTTCTCGGTGCTCTGCTTCGACGCGGTCTCCGTCGGTGCCGCGCGCATCGGCGTCGAGGACACCGCCCGCGCCGCCGCGTCCGAGGGCGCCGAGGCGTACGCGCAGACCAAGAGCGTCGCCGCCGCGTACAAGGCCGCCGTCGAGACCGCCGAGGAGCACGGCGCGACCGTCGTGAAGAAGACGTTCAAGGTCGACGCCGAGGGCGTCGTCAGCCTGCGCGTGGAGAAGGAAGCCACGACGCTGCTGCTGTACCGCACCAAGAAGACCAGCACGTGGGCCCAGGTCGGCGCCTCCTCGCGCGGGCGGGCCGTGTGACCGTACGGACCCGGGTCGTCGCGGTCCTCGCGGCGACGGCTCTGCTCGTCGTGGGCGGCGCGGCCACCGCGCACGCCGACCCCGACCTCGGCACGGCGCGCGCCCGCGCTGCCGCGCTGCGCAAGTCGGTCGACGAGCTGGAGCTCAAGGCCGCGATCGCGGTCGAGGACTACAACGCCGCCACCGACGAGCTCGCGACCGCCGTCGCGGAGCGCTTCCAGGCCGAGGCCGCGCTCGACCGCGCCCGCGAGGCGTCGGACGCCGACAGCGAGGCGCTCGCCACGCGGGTCCGCGCGCTGTACATGACCGGCGGCACGATGACGCTCTACGCCTCCGTCATGGAGGCGCCGACGCTGCACGACGCGTTCGGCCGCATCGCCAACGTCAACGCCGTGCTCCGCCGCGACGGCATCGAGGCCGACTCGTCGAGCCAGGTCCTCGCCGACGCGAAGTCCGCCGCAGGCAAGCTGCGCGAGATCGCGGTGCGGCAGGTCAGGCTCGAACGCCAGGTCGCCGCCGCCGCCAAGCGCGTCACCACGGCGCTCGAGACGCAGAAGAAGCTGCTCGCCGCCGCCACCGACGAGGTCAAGCGCCTCGCCGAGGAGGCGCGGATCGCCGCCGAGCTGCGCGCGCAGCGGGCGTTCGCGGCGGCCCAGGCCGCGGCCGAACGCGCGCAGGCCGCGGCGGGCGGCGGCGTCACCGACGGCCGTACGCGCGTCGACGGCGCCGCGATCGGCGCGCTCGCCGGCGACGACACCACGCCGCCGAACGACACCGTCGCGCGCGCCATCGCCGCCGCCAAGACCAAGCTCGGCTCGCCGTACCTCTGGGGCGCGGTGGGGCCGGACCGGTTCGACTGCTCCGGGCTGACCGGGTGGGCGTATCGCCAGGCGGGCCTCAACCTGCCGCGGACGTCACGCCAGCAGTGGTTCGCGGGCTCGCACCCCGGCATCGCCGACCTGCTCCCCGGCGACCTGCTGTTCTGGGGCCCCGACCGGTCCAACCCGCAGTCGATCCACCACGTGGCCATGTACATCGGCGCCGGCATGATGATCGCCGCGCCGCGCGCGGGCACCGTCGTGCGCATCCAGCCCGTCTACCAGGGCGACTTCTTCGGGGTGACAAGAGTCGCACCCTAGCGGCGCCGGCTGGACATGCCGGTGCCGCTTCCGTAACGTCCCCCGGGTTGCCCCGAGGGGCAGCACAACTGAAATGACGCCCGGCCGTAACGCCTAATCCTGCCCCGCGGCCGCAGGCGCCCGTCGATATCCACCTCGATGGGGCAGGAGCGGGGGACCCACAGGTCCGTCGGCTCGCACGTACGAAGCGAGCCTTGGGGTGAAGCCGGGACGCACGTCCCCGGC from Frankiaceae bacterium encodes the following:
- a CDS encoding DUF6049 family protein, coding for MRRARLLAALAVVAATLSPATALAGHAAQQPPERTDVRVDVASMTGMLTPESAKLVIRARAVSTTSEPILNLQAGLRFGSQLRGRSSIAAGGTPARFGTRVADKEVPAGELAPKGTAELEFDVPLAQLPFDHTTTNGVYPMRIEVRSRFEVVGAMDTYVVWWPQAAPKLNVAMVWPLVEPTHRALGSDFYDDDLAASVRDGRLNTLLRLGDASPMPLTWAVDPELLDSVRRMAGGYTVRGAEGSGNDAARAWLDKARTALRDATVIPLPYADPDLATTSAGALAVEGEAASAAFRLGREVLQRDLGITGATTLAWPPGPTLSPAVESVLAAQGVKGVVVPETALPLSEVLNFTPTASTPLVPGALGSMTALVADAQLNRWVGEKTGEEGARVAVQRFLADSAIAAMERPGEVRDVVLAPPREWKLFRPFAAELLRQMRNVPWLTPVGLGAVLDGEPSGAARTRAPADGGLLEPRQVSRVISLRRSLQRVRGILTEPNSAPEELAQYDDALLRAVSSAWAENAAGGYRLTGSVESGLKRQLGALRVVAGGPITMTGRSGGIPLTFENDLGQMVRVRVRLDSNERLEIEDDARYESRMGAEVAIPPGRTTVTITGRATTGGLFPIKVELLAQDGARLGVGTTLRVRSTAYGAVALTVTGVAFGLLVLASATRLVQRRRRAKRGGRHAEPEREPQPA
- a CDS encoding CCA tRNA nucleotidyltransferase translates to MSRLTEAQRSAVAELLRIAPVADDLGRRFAAAHRRLYLVGGSVRDALLGRLGDDLDFATDALPEEVLGLVKDWGTTWETGRAFGTIGVARGPVRCEITTFRAESYDPGSRKPEVRYGDSLDGDLLRRDFTVNAMAVALPDHEFVDPFGGLADLAQGVLRTPGTPEDSFGDDPLRMMRAARFAAQLGFAPDPGVVAAMAGMAERIAIVSAERVQVELSKLLLGREPVRGLMLLVDTGLAEHVLPELPGMRLAIDAVHQHKDVYLHSLAVLENAIARETEGPDLTLRMAALLHDIGKPATREIGPDGVSFHHHEVVGAKLARKRLRALKYPKQFTDDVCRLIELHLRFHTYRMGWTDAAVRRYVTDAGPLLDRLHKLVRSDCTTRNVRKAERLAASYDSLEDRITELAKAEELAGIRPDLDGREIMEILGIPPGPLVGKAYQYLLNERMERGPIPHDEAVALLREWAAGHLPG
- a CDS encoding NlpC/P60 family protein, which codes for MTVRTRVVAVLAATALLVVGGAATAHADPDLGTARARAAALRKSVDELELKAAIAVEDYNAATDELATAVAERFQAEAALDRAREASDADSEALATRVRALYMTGGTMTLYASVMEAPTLHDAFGRIANVNAVLRRDGIEADSSSQVLADAKSAAGKLREIAVRQVRLERQVAAAAKRVTTALETQKKLLAAATDEVKRLAEEARIAAELRAQRAFAAAQAAAERAQAAAGGGVTDGRTRVDGAAIGALAGDDTTPPNDTVARAIAAAKTKLGSPYLWGAVGPDRFDCSGLTGWAYRQAGLNLPRTSRQQWFAGSHPGIADLLPGDLLFWGPDRSNPQSIHHVAMYIGAGMMIAAPRAGTVVRIQPVYQGDFFGVTRVAP
- the murJ gene encoding murein biosynthesis integral membrane protein MurJ produces the protein MSRADGSTDLPRSSGVMALGTIASRGTGFLRLAAVTGALGLSTVADPYNVANTLPNVVYELLLGGVLTSVVVRPLVQAAKEDADDGESFAQGLLTFVLVALFTCVLLGQLLAPWIVRAYGGGLDGDQAALATALFRLFLPQILFYGAGATMGAILNARGRFGAPMAVPVLNNVVVVATLLVFVLLPGPRPPTAEGLTRVQFLVLGIGTTLGIVAQTLALVPFLRKAGFRFRFRRLDPARVRSLAKLGGWVLAYVVANQLGYLVIVRVATGALEGGYSAYTYAFQLFSLPHAIVAVSVITALAPAISGHAVSGDVARVRADLSHGLRLIAVVLVPGALGLVALARPVAVAAFAHGAFTVENAELTGRVLVAFACGLLPFSAFQLLARVFYWLEDSRTPALVNYAVNGVNVLAVVVLATRLDGSALVVGMAAGYAVSYVVGALLLAHLLRRRLGGLDGRRVVRTLVRTLVAGGIGAVAAYGVEAIVRTALGGALTGAVVGLLAAVAVGGVLYVVSARQMRIAEVDAMVALVRRRAGR
- a CDS encoding NUDIX hydrolase, encoding MQRVEETSAGGIVLDRRGDDASVALIGRIDRRGRLLWSLPKGHLEEGESPEAAAVREVAEETGITGEVVAPLGSIDFWFVADGHRVHKTVHHYLLVRVAGELSDEDIEVAEVAWVPLAEATERLAYADERALVEKVPALIADSA
- a CDS encoding YbaK/EbsC family protein; amino-acid sequence: MRGPVDLTRELLGAEVLHEIVHLRRRIDDAVELPEALGVPLSSCVAVRLYAAGPGVVAAFVPPGAVPATTALARAAGARGVRLLDPARVSEVTDCHPSLVPPVGLPSSVRVVADAALRESEVVFTATGDGSTALKIRTDDLLAMTGAVVAPLVEPGAIDVRRLAESAWRDDPLAARL